In Paenibacillus sp. FSL R7-0345, a single window of DNA contains:
- the fba gene encoding class II fructose-1,6-bisphosphate aldolase: MPLVSMTDMLNKALEGKYAVGQFNINNLEWTQAILGAAEEEKSPVILGVSEGAARHMGGFTTVVKMVEGLIHDMKISVPVAIHLDHGSSFDKCKDAIDAGFTSVMIDGSHHPIAENIEMTKKVVEYAHAKGVSVEAEVGTVGGQEDDVIGGIQYADLNECIALVKETGVDTLAPALGSVHGPYHGEPNLGFKEMEEIRDAVKLPLVLHGGTGIPLHDIQKSISLGTSKINVNTENQIAFAKVVREVLAAKPDAYDPRTFIAPGREAIKQTVIGKIREFGSSNKA; the protein is encoded by the coding sequence ATGCCATTAGTATCGATGACTGACATGTTAAACAAAGCACTTGAAGGAAAATATGCAGTAGGCCAGTTCAACATTAACAACCTGGAGTGGACTCAGGCGATTCTTGGTGCAGCAGAAGAAGAGAAATCCCCGGTAATTCTTGGTGTTTCCGAAGGCGCTGCGCGTCACATGGGCGGATTCACTACTGTAGTGAAGATGGTTGAAGGACTTATTCACGACATGAAGATCTCTGTTCCTGTTGCCATTCACCTGGACCACGGTTCCAGCTTTGACAAATGTAAAGACGCTATCGATGCCGGATTCACTTCCGTTATGATCGACGGTTCCCACCATCCAATCGCTGAAAATATCGAAATGACCAAAAAAGTTGTTGAATACGCACATGCTAAAGGCGTTTCCGTTGAAGCCGAAGTTGGTACAGTAGGCGGACAGGAAGATGACGTTATCGGCGGTATCCAATATGCAGACCTTAACGAGTGTATCGCTCTGGTTAAAGAAACAGGCGTTGATACTCTGGCTCCGGCGCTTGGTTCTGTACATGGTCCTTACCATGGCGAGCCTAACCTCGGTTTCAAAGAAATGGAAGAAATCCGCGATGCAGTTAAGCTTCCGCTCGTTCTTCACGGCGGTACCGGTATTCCATTGCACGATATTCAGAAGTCCATCTCCCTGGGAACTTCCAAAATCAACGTAAACACTGAGAACCAGATTGCCTTCGCAAAAGTGGTTCGTGAAGTGCTTGCTGCTAAACCGGATGCTTACGATCCTCGTACATTTATTGCACCAGGCCGTGAAGCTATCAAACAGACCGTTATCGGCAAAATCCGCGAATTCGGTTCCAGCAACAAAGCCTAA
- a CDS encoding UDP-N-acetylglucosamine 1-carboxyvinyltransferase: MEKLMIGGGRPLKGVVTISGAKNSAIALIPAAILAESEVVLDNLPSLSDVAVYSEILEELGATVSWTGSQMRIDPSRIVSIPMPNGPVKKLRASYYMMGALLGRFKEATIGLPGGCNFEPRPIDQHIKGFEALGATVTNDHGSIHLYAKELRGAKIYLDVSSVGATINIMLAASRAKGSTIIENAAKEPEIIDVATLLNSMGAVIKGAGTETIRIEGVTEMHGCRHSIIPDRIQAGTYMIAAAATRGNVLIDNVIPKHLEALTAKLLEMGVGIEELDESIRVIGRPKYEHVDVKALIYPGFATDLQSPMTSMLTQAEGVSVLSDFVYSNRFKHVPELVRMGAKIRVEGRSAIIEGGRLNAAKVKAADLRAGAALVIAGLTVGDGITEVTGVEYIDRGYDNLVTNMRDLGAEIWREEE, from the coding sequence ATGGAAAAATTAATGATTGGCGGTGGACGTCCGCTAAAGGGCGTTGTAACCATCAGCGGAGCGAAGAATAGCGCCATTGCGCTTATTCCTGCGGCTATTTTAGCTGAATCTGAAGTTGTTCTGGATAATTTGCCGTCCCTGAGTGATGTAGCCGTATACTCCGAAATTCTTGAAGAGCTTGGCGCGACTGTCTCCTGGACAGGCAGCCAGATGAGAATCGACCCCTCCCGTATTGTTTCCATTCCCATGCCTAACGGACCAGTCAAAAAACTTCGTGCCTCTTATTATATGATGGGCGCGCTGCTTGGAAGATTTAAAGAAGCGACTATAGGTCTGCCTGGAGGCTGTAATTTTGAGCCCCGTCCGATTGATCAGCATATCAAAGGTTTTGAAGCACTTGGGGCAACTGTGACTAATGATCATGGTTCTATTCATCTGTATGCCAAGGAACTACGCGGTGCAAAAATTTATTTAGACGTATCGAGCGTCGGTGCAACGATTAACATTATGCTGGCGGCTTCAAGGGCCAAAGGCTCTACAATTATCGAAAATGCGGCTAAAGAGCCTGAGATTATAGATGTAGCTACCCTGCTTAACTCAATGGGCGCTGTTATTAAAGGCGCCGGTACAGAAACCATCCGGATTGAGGGCGTTACCGAGATGCATGGCTGCCGCCATTCCATCATTCCTGACCGGATTCAGGCTGGAACATACATGATTGCTGCAGCGGCAACGCGCGGCAATGTACTAATAGATAATGTAATCCCTAAGCACTTGGAGGCGTTAACGGCCAAGCTGCTGGAGATGGGGGTTGGTATTGAGGAGCTGGATGAGAGCATCCGTGTGATCGGCAGACCCAAATATGAGCATGTCGATGTAAAAGCGCTGATCTATCCGGGCTTCGCTACCGATCTGCAGTCTCCGATGACAAGTATGCTTACCCAGGCTGAAGGGGTTAGTGTGCTGAGTGACTTCGTATACAGCAACCGGTTCAAGCATGTTCCCGAGCTGGTGCGCATGGGCGCGAAAATCCGTGTCGAAGGACGATCGGCAATTATTGAGGGTGGCAGGCTTAATGCTGCCAAAGTAAAAGCGGCTGACCTGCGTGCAGGCGCAGCGCTTGTTATTGCCGGCCTGACTGTAGGGGACGGAATTACTGAGGTAACCGGCGTAGAATATATCGACCGCGGTTATGACAACCTGGTAACTAATATGCGCGACCTTGGGGCTGAAATCTGGCGCGAGGAAGAATAA
- the rho gene encoding transcription termination factor Rho — MDLQISDLEEMKLTELYKLAKKYQIPYYGQLKKRELIFAILRAQAEQSGLMFMEGVLEILPEGYGFLRPINYLPSAEDIYISASQIRKFDLRSGDLVSGKCRTPKENERYFGLLQVNAVNGENPASAAERLHFPALTPLYPQDKLPLETSPTHLSTRIMDLLAPVGLGQRGLIVAPPKAGKTLLLKEIANSISTNNPEIELFVLLIDERPEEVTDMQRSVKGEVVASTFDELPENHIKVAELVLQRALRLVEHKKDVVILLDSITRLARAYNLVVPPSGRTLSGGIDPAAFHRPKRFFGSARNVEEGGSLTILATALIDTGSRMDDIIYEEFKGTGNMELHLDRKLAERRIFPAIDIRRSGTRREEVLLSKEELDTIWAIRKNMNESHDFVEGFLKKLRDSKTNAEFLASFDVAGNKESAASGTASSGGTSNSGASARRTSRPKTPTVPTT, encoded by the coding sequence ATGGATCTTCAAATTTCCGATCTGGAAGAAATGAAGCTGACCGAGCTGTATAAGCTGGCCAAGAAATACCAGATTCCTTACTACGGACAGCTGAAGAAACGGGAGCTGATTTTCGCCATTCTCCGGGCACAGGCGGAGCAGAGCGGGCTTATGTTTATGGAAGGCGTGCTGGAAATTTTACCGGAAGGCTACGGTTTCCTGAGGCCGATTAACTACTTGCCCAGTGCGGAAGATATTTATATTTCAGCCTCACAAATCCGCAAGTTTGATCTGAGAAGCGGCGATCTTGTATCAGGAAAATGCCGCACACCCAAAGAAAATGAACGGTACTTCGGTTTGCTTCAAGTCAATGCCGTCAACGGCGAGAATCCTGCCAGTGCAGCTGAGCGCCTGCATTTCCCGGCACTAACACCTCTTTATCCGCAAGATAAGCTGCCGCTTGAGACTTCCCCTACCCATCTCTCGACCCGAATCATGGATTTACTCGCTCCTGTAGGACTGGGGCAGCGCGGTTTGATTGTAGCACCTCCCAAAGCAGGGAAAACGCTCCTCCTGAAAGAAATTGCCAACAGTATCTCCACAAACAATCCCGAGATTGAGCTGTTTGTACTGCTGATTGATGAACGCCCTGAGGAAGTAACGGATATGCAGCGCTCGGTCAAAGGCGAGGTAGTAGCTTCTACTTTTGATGAGCTGCCAGAGAACCATATCAAAGTTGCAGAGCTTGTGCTGCAGCGCGCACTGCGTCTTGTTGAGCATAAGAAGGACGTTGTTATTCTGCTGGACAGCATTACCCGGCTTGCACGCGCTTATAACCTTGTGGTTCCGCCATCCGGACGCACGCTCAGCGGAGGTATTGATCCTGCGGCCTTCCATCGTCCTAAACGGTTCTTTGGTTCTGCGCGTAACGTGGAGGAAGGCGGAAGCCTGACCATATTGGCAACAGCGCTGATCGATACCGGATCACGAATGGACGATATTATATATGAAGAATTTAAGGGTACGGGCAATATGGAGCTTCATTTGGACCGCAAGCTGGCAGAACGCCGTATTTTCCCGGCGATCGACATCCGCCGCTCCGGAACACGCCGCGAAGAAGTGCTGCTGAGCAAGGAAGAACTGGATACCATCTGGGCTATCCGCAAAAATATGAACGAATCACACGACTTCGTAGAGGGCTTCCTCAAAAAGCTGCGTGACAGCAAGACCAATGCTGAATTCCTGGCATCGTTTGATGTGGCCGGAAATAAGGAGTCAGCCGCGAGCGGTACAGCAAGTAGCGGGGGAACCTCCAACAGCGGTGCATCTGCACGGAGAACCTCACGGCCTAAGACACCTACTGTCCCGACAACCTGA
- a CDS encoding radical SAM protein, translating to MYLVYADEQGNVYDHPELYGLARSGDMIVEMLEEELIPLPEGATLVGLPSTRAVGMNPETGEMLPLPEGSQAVGALLPQGFTRLCLPGYVKTDKSYKLPLFGYSAVVWKDGGFYVAADPTDNPDKWNPLNCDRGEVEVGVGDLKAKYPENRLYDHLSNCALGYECLTSSNTFLGRWEGAVPVSYSCNAGCFGCISEQPDDSGFVSPQTRMNFRPTVSEISQVMLEHLKTPQSIISFGQGCEGEPSTQAKLIIDAIREVRATTDMGYININTNAGLSDHIRGIVDAGLDLMRVSTISALDDHYNAYYKPRGYTLANVEKSLKYAASQGVYTSINYLIFPGVTDREEEIEAMVEFCRRTELKLIQMRNLNIDPESYLGLIPPAQGEILGMKTMLDIFREELPDVVIGSYTHVPPAELTRVKGRRVTL from the coding sequence ATGTATCTGGTATATGCCGATGAACAAGGAAATGTATATGATCATCCGGAGCTGTACGGGCTTGCACGCAGCGGGGATATGATCGTTGAGATGCTGGAGGAGGAGCTGATTCCGCTGCCGGAAGGAGCTACACTCGTTGGATTGCCAAGCACCAGGGCTGTAGGCATGAATCCGGAAACGGGTGAAATGCTGCCGCTGCCGGAGGGCTCGCAGGCTGTCGGAGCACTGCTGCCGCAAGGCTTTACGAGACTGTGCCTTCCCGGCTATGTCAAGACAGACAAGTCGTATAAGCTTCCGCTCTTCGGCTATTCCGCTGTAGTGTGGAAGGATGGCGGCTTCTATGTTGCTGCAGATCCGACGGATAATCCGGATAAGTGGAACCCCCTTAATTGTGACCGTGGAGAAGTAGAGGTTGGAGTAGGCGACTTGAAGGCAAAATATCCGGAGAACCGGCTGTACGATCATCTTTCGAACTGTGCGCTGGGCTACGAATGCCTCACCTCCTCCAATACCTTTTTAGGCCGGTGGGAGGGTGCTGTCCCTGTATCCTATTCGTGCAATGCCGGCTGCTTTGGCTGCATATCGGAACAGCCTGACGACAGCGGATTCGTCTCACCGCAGACCCGGATGAATTTCCGGCCTACGGTAAGCGAAATTTCCCAGGTCATGCTGGAGCATCTGAAGACCCCGCAGTCGATCATCAGCTTCGGCCAGGGCTGTGAAGGTGAGCCTTCTACCCAGGCTAAGCTGATTATTGACGCGATCCGTGAGGTCCGGGCGACTACTGATATGGGTTACATCAATATTAATACCAATGCCGGACTCAGCGACCACATCCGCGGAATTGTGGATGCCGGGCTTGACCTGATGCGGGTCAGCACGATTAGTGCGCTGGATGATCACTATAACGCGTATTACAAGCCGCGCGGATATACACTTGCCAACGTGGAAAAGTCACTGAAATATGCTGCTTCCCAGGGCGTGTATACATCGATTAACTATTTGATCTTCCCCGGAGTAACAGACCGTGAGGAAGAGATTGAGGCAATGGTTGAGTTTTGCCGGCGTACTGAGCTTAAGCTGATTCAGATGCGTAATCTTAATATTGATCCTGAGAGCTACCTTGGACTGATTCCTCCTGCACAGGGGGAGATTCTGGGTATGAAGACAATGCTCGATATTTTCCGTGAAGAGCTGCCGGATGTAGTCATTGGCTCGTACACACATGTGCCTCCGGCAGAGCTTACCCGGGTAAAAGGGCGCCGTGTCACCCTTTAG
- the rpmE gene encoding 50S ribosomal protein L31, with amino-acid sequence MQEAIQPKYHVTNVTCACGNTFESGSVKQELRVEICSNCHPFFTGKQKFLDAGGRVDKFKKKYGI; translated from the coding sequence ATGCAAGAAGCCATTCAACCGAAGTACCACGTTACTAATGTGACATGCGCTTGCGGCAACACTTTCGAATCCGGTTCTGTTAAACAGGAACTGCGCGTCGAAATTTGCTCCAACTGCCACCCGTTCTTCACTGGCAAGCAGAAATTCCTGGATGCTGGTGGTCGTGTCGATAAATTCAAAAAGAAATACGGTATCTAA
- the dnaX gene encoding DNA polymerase III subunit gamma/tau, producing MEHIALYRAWRPQSFQDMVGQQHIIQTLQNAIREQRVSHAYLFSGPRGTGKTSAAKVLAKAVNCERGPGPEPCNECPSCLRITAGNIMDVQEIDAASNRGVEEIRDLRDKVKYAPTEVRRKVYIIDEVHMLTTEAFNALLKTLEEPPPHVMFILATTEPHKLPATIISRCQRFDFRRVSLEEQSGRLAEICQKEGITADADALQYIARLSDGGMRDALSILDQISSFTDGQVTYQQVLGMTGGIPSEQFAKLATAILEGDMGRLLELVEQLMQEGKSADKCLENLLYYFRDLLMIKMVPGADKLTDRVLNPEEFREMAAGFSRERLFQIVDTLNRYLGEMKYATHPQTLFEVALMKLCTMQQDAAVPLTSSSPPAGAIREPSAGGQPAAAGELEVLKRQIAALEKKLEQAIQAGGISGGGRDQAAGHRAPAASPAPRVSSGSKLPPQLDKFIASKDGPDSNAVYKQWSTVLQAVKEERVTVHAWFVDGEPVSVMDDAVLVAFKNTIHRETTEKPANRQVIENVFATRLGKPYRLVTMMLRDWNDASQKSAAKPGNEELRLEHEHDAAEEKTEPWIDEAIQLFGEDLVVIKE from the coding sequence GTGGAACATATCGCGCTGTACCGTGCTTGGCGGCCGCAGTCGTTTCAGGACATGGTAGGGCAGCAGCACATTATCCAGACGCTGCAGAATGCAATCCGTGAACAGCGGGTCTCTCATGCCTACCTGTTCAGCGGCCCGCGCGGAACGGGGAAGACGAGTGCGGCTAAGGTACTCGCCAAAGCGGTCAATTGTGAGCGCGGACCAGGCCCGGAGCCGTGCAATGAGTGTCCATCCTGCCTAAGGATAACTGCGGGGAATATCATGGACGTGCAGGAGATAGATGCGGCATCCAACCGCGGGGTAGAGGAAATACGCGACCTGCGGGATAAGGTGAAGTATGCGCCTACCGAAGTACGCCGTAAAGTGTATATTATTGATGAAGTGCATATGCTGACAACAGAGGCGTTCAATGCCCTGCTGAAGACGCTGGAGGAGCCGCCCCCACATGTAATGTTTATACTGGCCACGACAGAGCCTCATAAATTGCCGGCGACGATTATCTCCCGCTGCCAGCGCTTTGACTTCCGACGGGTTTCACTGGAAGAGCAGAGCGGCCGTCTGGCCGAGATCTGCCAGAAAGAGGGGATTACCGCAGATGCGGATGCCCTCCAGTATATCGCACGGCTCTCTGACGGAGGTATGCGTGATGCACTCAGTATACTGGATCAGATATCGTCGTTTACAGACGGTCAAGTGACCTATCAGCAGGTGCTTGGCATGACCGGAGGCATTCCTTCCGAACAGTTCGCAAAGCTTGCTACTGCGATTCTTGAAGGGGATATGGGCCGGTTGCTGGAACTGGTAGAGCAGCTTATGCAGGAAGGCAAGAGTGCTGATAAATGCCTGGAGAACCTGCTGTACTATTTCAGGGATCTGCTAATGATCAAAATGGTTCCTGGTGCCGATAAGTTGACAGACCGGGTGCTTAATCCAGAGGAGTTTCGTGAAATGGCAGCGGGGTTTTCCCGTGAACGGCTGTTCCAGATCGTCGATACTTTAAACCGTTATCTTGGTGAGATGAAATATGCAACACATCCGCAGACGCTGTTTGAGGTAGCGTTGATGAAGCTGTGCACCATGCAGCAGGACGCGGCAGTGCCTTTAACATCTTCTTCACCACCGGCTGGAGCTATTCGTGAGCCATCGGCTGGCGGACAGCCTGCAGCTGCAGGCGAGCTGGAGGTCTTGAAACGGCAGATTGCCGCGCTTGAGAAGAAGCTGGAACAGGCTATACAAGCCGGTGGTATTTCCGGAGGCGGGAGGGATCAGGCTGCCGGACATCGGGCTCCTGCTGCAAGCCCGGCTCCGCGTGTTTCATCAGGCTCCAAGCTGCCTCCGCAGCTCGATAAATTCATTGCCAGTAAGGATGGTCCTGACTCTAATGCCGTTTATAAGCAGTGGAGCACTGTGCTACAGGCCGTGAAGGAAGAACGGGTTACGGTTCATGCCTGGTTTGTTGACGGAGAGCCGGTATCCGTTATGGATGATGCGGTGCTGGTGGCTTTTAAGAATACTATTCACCGTGAAACTACTGAGAAGCCGGCTAACCGGCAGGTAATCGAGAATGTATTTGCTACCCGTCTGGGCAAGCCATACCGGCTGGTGACGATGATGCTGCGTGACTGGAACGATGCTTCGCAGAAATCAGCTGCCAAACCGGGTAATGAGGAGCTGCGGCTGGAGCATGAACATGATGCTGCTGAAGAGAAGACTGAACCATGGATTGACGAGGCGATCCAGCTGTTTGGGGAAGACCTTGTTGTCATAAAGGAATAA
- a CDS encoding YbaB/EbfC family nucleoid-associated protein, with translation MNNMNQMMKQVKKMQEQMLKAQEELGSKTIEGTSGGGVVTVQVNGHKKLLSIQIKPEAVDPDDVEMLQDLVITAVNDALTKAEELANNDMGKFTGGMKIPGLF, from the coding sequence ATGAATAATATGAACCAAATGATGAAACAGGTTAAGAAAATGCAGGAGCAAATGCTCAAAGCACAGGAAGAGCTTGGCAGCAAGACAATTGAAGGCACATCCGGCGGCGGTGTAGTCACTGTACAGGTTAACGGACACAAAAAACTGCTGTCCATTCAGATTAAACCGGAAGCTGTAGATCCGGATGATGTTGAAATGCTGCAGGATCTTGTAATTACTGCTGTTAACGATGCGCTCACCAAGGCAGAAGAGCTGGCTAACAATGACATGGGCAAATTCACTGGCGGAATGAAGATCCCGGGACTTTTCTAG
- the recR gene encoding recombination mediator RecR → MYYPEPLAKLIDAFTRLPGIGPKTAARLAFHVLNMKEDEVIDFAKALVSVKRNLHYCSVCCNITDTDPCRICQDKTRDSSVICVVQESKDLVAIERTKEFDGYYHVLQGAISPMEGIGPDDIRLKELLTRLSDERVKELIMATNPNIEGEATAMYISRLVRPFEIKITRIAHGLPVGGDLEYADEVTLSKALEGRREL, encoded by the coding sequence TTGTATTATCCAGAACCGCTAGCCAAGCTGATTGATGCTTTTACGCGTTTGCCCGGAATAGGGCCGAAGACAGCAGCACGGCTGGCTTTTCATGTGCTTAACATGAAAGAGGACGAAGTTATTGATTTTGCCAAGGCGCTGGTCAGCGTCAAACGAAATCTTCATTACTGCTCTGTCTGCTGTAATATTACCGATACCGATCCGTGCCGGATCTGCCAGGACAAAACCCGTGATTCCTCGGTAATCTGCGTGGTTCAGGAGTCCAAGGATCTTGTTGCCATTGAGCGTACTAAGGAGTTTGACGGTTATTATCATGTGCTGCAGGGGGCAATCTCCCCGATGGAAGGCATCGGTCCTGATGATATTCGTCTTAAAGAGCTTCTGACACGGCTAAGTGACGAAAGAGTCAAAGAGCTTATTATGGCCACTAATCCGAACATTGAAGGGGAAGCTACAGCTATGTATATTTCCCGCCTTGTCCGGCCGTTCGAAATTAAAATCACGAGAATAGCCCATGGCTTGCCTGTAGGCGGCGATTTGGAGTATGCGGATGAAGTAACTCTGTCCAAAGCTCTGGAGGGCCGGCGCGAGCTGTAA
- a CDS encoding pro-sigmaK processing inhibitor BofA family protein, which produces MRTIALAVLIGSAILLGLIVFRKKLGLAWLTVFGTHLVLAALGIYVVNFSGLLTEVYIPLNPATIGAVTVLGLPGVLMLLGLKITLF; this is translated from the coding sequence ATGCGGACTATTGCTTTAGCGGTCCTGATCGGATCGGCAATTCTGCTTGGCTTGATTGTATTCCGTAAAAAGCTTGGTTTGGCTTGGCTTACTGTATTCGGGACTCATCTGGTACTGGCGGCGTTAGGGATATATGTGGTTAATTTTTCGGGTTTGCTTACGGAGGTTTATATTCCTCTAAATCCGGCAACAATTGGCGCAGTAACGGTTTTAGGGCTCCCTGGGGTATTGATGCTACTTGGTTTAAAAATAACTTTGTTTTAA
- a CDS encoding NAD(P)/FAD-dependent oxidoreductase, with product MRYDAIIVGGGFAGLQAAIQLGRYSVHRVLVIDAGAGRSTLCRSYHNIIGWPDGVSGEELRSKGRQQAETAGVEFITDKIISAQKSEDRFLLTGQQGQQYEGTTLLLATGVMDRFPELPGMKATMGRTLYVCPDCDGYEIENRQTVLLGSGDAGANMAFVLRERTGDLIYINHEREPVSLENIDRLLREGIRYIEKAAAEIVHENDGCIRHVVMEDGENIPAERGFIAFGKNPVHSELAAQLGVTLHKNRHVEANKRSLMTNVEHLWVAGDIAVHAEQATVAMGEGAIAGIWMNKVLKKLNPPKLPESQHAVCSPKAIN from the coding sequence GTGAGATATGATGCAATTATTGTCGGAGGCGGGTTTGCCGGTCTTCAGGCAGCTATCCAGTTAGGACGCTACTCTGTGCACCGTGTACTGGTCATTGATGCAGGTGCGGGAAGATCAACGCTGTGCCGGAGCTATCATAATATTATTGGCTGGCCGGATGGAGTATCAGGTGAAGAATTGCGCTCCAAAGGCCGGCAGCAGGCTGAGACAGCAGGTGTGGAGTTTATAACCGATAAGATCATTTCAGCGCAAAAGAGTGAGGACCGCTTTTTGTTAACCGGGCAGCAGGGTCAACAGTATGAGGGTACAACTTTACTGCTGGCGACGGGTGTTATGGACCGTTTTCCGGAGTTGCCGGGAATGAAAGCAACGATGGGCCGGACCCTCTACGTATGCCCTGACTGCGACGGATACGAAATAGAGAACCGGCAGACGGTGCTACTGGGCTCCGGTGATGCGGGGGCGAACATGGCCTTTGTTCTGCGTGAGCGTACAGGGGACCTTATTTATATTAATCATGAGCGTGAACCTGTCTCTCTAGAAAATATCGATCGTCTCCTTCGCGAGGGAATCAGATACATTGAAAAGGCTGCTGCCGAAATTGTCCATGAAAATGATGGGTGTATCAGGCATGTTGTTATGGAGGATGGGGAGAATATCCCGGCTGAACGGGGATTTATTGCTTTTGGGAAAAATCCGGTCCATTCAGAGCTGGCTGCCCAGCTGGGAGTGACTCTGCATAAGAATAGGCATGTTGAAGCAAATAAACGGTCCTTAATGACAAACGTCGAGCATCTCTGGGTAGCCGGTGATATTGCTGTTCATGCGGAACAGGCTACAGTTGCTATGGGTGAAGGGGCGATTGCCGGGATCTGGATGAATAAAGTGCTGAAGAAGCTTAATCCCCCTAAACTTCCTGAGTCTCAGCATGCAGTCTGCAGCCCAAAGGCCATTAACTAG
- a CDS encoding helix-turn-helix domain-containing protein, translating to MDSETLRQRLEQLTGKRTGIKQLGRQHSASLFGAGTEQPDQPVTYDGHLWVPLYENEGRFTALWVEMDGLSPLELQLVNFAALNYAVALKATGLKEEGEVEARQLSVWLNSQLEQEKIDAEIPDEMTLKGRLFGDMIPFLLVSENMHNPQMTYRSLMKLLRNYFENDVLLIPLQEKEWLILARKELLTGGDDKEDEEESEDELLAQTSMGLHELIASEWVGVFHLAVAPAIIPVKGLTGSVALLRETIVLGRIFQVGDYIHLPWELHMERLVNSIPDSRRRQLLGQIGDYSSVLADKEMLLTLETFFEMDCNVSETAKKLYIHRNTLLYRLDKIKQETGADVRSFGDAAIVKLAMLLYKVTKRK from the coding sequence ATGGATAGTGAGACTTTGCGTCAAAGACTGGAGCAGCTCACGGGAAAAAGAACCGGAATCAAACAGCTCGGGAGGCAGCATTCGGCTTCCCTTTTTGGTGCAGGCACAGAACAGCCGGATCAGCCGGTTACCTATGATGGGCATTTATGGGTTCCTTTATACGAGAATGAAGGCCGGTTCACTGCACTATGGGTTGAGATGGACGGCTTATCCCCGCTGGAGCTGCAATTGGTCAATTTTGCAGCACTTAATTATGCGGTTGCCCTTAAAGCTACCGGTTTGAAGGAAGAGGGCGAGGTAGAAGCACGCCAGCTCAGTGTCTGGCTTAACTCGCAGCTGGAGCAGGAAAAGATTGATGCGGAAATACCGGATGAGATGACGCTCAAGGGACGTTTATTCGGAGATATGATTCCTTTTCTGCTGGTAAGTGAAAATATGCATAATCCGCAGATGACTTACCGTTCGTTAATGAAGCTGCTGCGTAACTATTTTGAAAATGATGTACTGCTTATTCCCCTCCAGGAGAAGGAATGGCTAATTTTGGCCCGTAAGGAACTCCTCACTGGCGGAGATGATAAGGAAGATGAGGAAGAAAGTGAAGATGAGCTGCTGGCCCAGACCAGCATGGGACTGCATGAGCTGATTGCAAGCGAGTGGGTCGGTGTATTCCATCTGGCTGTAGCACCGGCTATTATTCCTGTGAAAGGCCTGACAGGCTCTGTTGCCCTTCTTCGGGAGACGATAGTGCTTGGCCGGATTTTTCAGGTCGGTGATTATATCCATCTTCCATGGGAGCTGCATATGGAACGTTTGGTTAACAGTATTCCAGACAGCCGGCGGCGACAGCTGCTGGGACAGATCGGCGACTACTCCTCTGTGCTGGCTGACAAAGAGATGCTCCTTACCCTGGAGACATTCTTTGAAATGGACTGCAATGTAAGTGAGACAGCAAAAAAGCTGTACATTCACCGCAATACATTGCTGTATCGGCTGGATAAGATCAAGCAGGAAACAGGAGCTGATGTCCGGAGCTTCGGCGATGCGGCGATTGTGAAGTTAGCCATGTTATTGTATAAAGTGACGAAAAGAAAATAG